A stretch of Sulfurimonas sp. DNA encodes these proteins:
- a CDS encoding GGDEF domain-containing protein, producing the protein MNSLKPIAINISIPLFISLAFGSLVFYEAKVPKIIFSLVPYLFYAISALILWVSWHFNRNRFIFIVIPLLLIHIGFGYLNPKRATDLFLYSSMLYPLHLLIFLSLKERGLFSIWGILKIAFFVVEVAVVLYFVIYPNADFIAVLKMKLLALSFYPLEDLCMAIAIFVVFVMSILVMFNKYILYNSSFLVIAITFYTGLYFIKTPHANELSLLTIGVIIFILLIRESYRLAFYDELTALPGRRALVEDMAKLGMKYSLAMIDIDHFKKFNDTYGHDTGDEVLKMVASKLADVGGGGKAYRYGGEEFVLLFPSRELDESYTHTDILRDTIAKSPFKVRNKQSSKTIYINISSGIVQKSSKDKDPFAVMKRADDALYKAKKAGRNQVVKA; encoded by the coding sequence ATGAACTCTTTAAAACCAATAGCCATAAATATATCGATTCCTCTTTTTATATCTTTGGCGTTCGGGTCTTTGGTATTTTATGAAGCTAAAGTACCAAAGATTATATTTAGTTTGGTTCCGTATCTTTTTTATGCCATCAGTGCGCTTATCTTATGGGTGTCATGGCATTTTAACCGCAACAGATTTATATTTATAGTTATTCCGCTTTTGCTGATACATATCGGATTTGGGTATTTGAACCCTAAAAGGGCTACGGATCTCTTTCTTTATAGCTCTATGCTCTATCCGCTTCATCTTCTTATATTTTTATCCTTAAAAGAGCGGGGGTTGTTCTCAATCTGGGGAATTTTAAAGATTGCTTTTTTTGTAGTCGAGGTGGCAGTCGTTTTATATTTTGTTATTTATCCGAATGCGGATTTTATAGCTGTTTTAAAGATGAAACTCCTTGCACTCTCTTTTTATCCGCTTGAAGATTTATGCATGGCTATTGCTATTTTTGTAGTTTTCGTAATGAGTATATTGGTAATGTTTAATAAGTATATATTATACAATAGCTCATTTTTAGTCATAGCGATAACATTTTACACAGGGTTATACTTTATAAAAACTCCGCACGCAAATGAACTTTCACTCTTGACTATAGGCGTAATTATCTTTATTTTGCTTATAAGAGAGTCTTACCGTCTGGCGTTTTATGATGAGCTTACGGCTTTGCCCGGAAGAAGAGCGTTAGTGGAAGATATGGCAAAATTGGGTATGAAATATTCGCTTGCTATGATAGATATAGATCATTTTAAAAAATTTAACGACACATACGGACACGATACGGGCGATGAGGTTCTAAAGATGGTCGCTTCAAAGCTGGCGGATGTCGGCGGAGGCGGAAAGGCATATAGATACGGCGGAGAGGAGTTTGTGTTACTTTTTCCATCAAGGGAGCTGGATGAATCTTACACCCATACGGATATTCTAAGAGATACTATCGCAAAGAGTCCGTTTAAGGTTAGAAATAAGCAGAGTTCTAAAACTATATATATAAATATCTCGTCAGGAATCGTACAAAAAAGTTCTAAAGACAAAGACCCTTTTGCGGTAATGAAAAGAGCTGATGATGCTCTTTACAAAGCAAAAAAAGCCGGAAGAAACCAAGTAGTAAAAGCATAA
- a CDS encoding ribonucleotide-diphosphate reductase subunit beta, with translation MNRKKIYNPQSNENVNERRIFGGNPTGIFELNDIKYQWAYNLWEMMLNNTWFPKEVDMTRDVSDYKHITEMEKDAYDKALSQLIFMDSLQTNNIMDNINPYVTAPEINLILVRQAYEEALHSQSYAVMVDSISANSKEIYDLWRRDMMLKSKNDAIAKVYEELSKNPTEHNFVKACFANQILEGIYFYSGFAYIYTLARSGKMLGSAQMIRFIQRDEVTHLVLFQNLINSLRKERPDLFSEQLKEEVIAMFKEAVELEVAWGKYITQGQILGLTDAIIEQYIQYLADDRLSSVGFAKLYNVTNPIKWVDDFSKFNDQKTNFFEGTVANYSKGSLSFDDDF, from the coding sequence ATGAACAGAAAAAAGATATATAATCCCCAGTCGAATGAAAATGTAAACGAGAGACGAATATTCGGCGGAAATCCTACCGGAATATTTGAATTAAACGATATAAAATATCAGTGGGCTTACAATCTTTGGGAGATGATGTTAAATAACACTTGGTTCCCAAAAGAGGTCGATATGACCCGTGATGTGAGTGATTATAAACATATTACCGAGATGGAAAAAGATGCCTACGATAAGGCACTCTCACAGCTTATTTTTATGGATTCGCTGCAGACGAATAACATAATGGATAATATAAATCCTTATGTAACGGCTCCGGAAATTAACCTCATTTTGGTTCGCCAAGCCTATGAAGAAGCGCTCCACTCCCAAAGTTATGCCGTTATGGTTGACAGTATCTCCGCAAACTCTAAAGAGATATATGATCTTTGGCGCCGCGATATGATGCTTAAGTCAAAAAACGATGCAATAGCAAAAGTTTATGAAGAGCTTTCCAAAAATCCTACCGAGCATAATTTCGTAAAAGCTTGTTTTGCAAACCAGATTTTAGAGGGAATCTACTTTTACAGCGGCTTTGCATATATTTATACACTTGCTAGAAGCGGAAAAATGCTAGGTTCTGCACAGATGATAAGATTTATCCAAAGAGATGAAGTTACTCACTTGGTTCTATTTCAAAATCTGATAAATTCTCTTAGAAAAGAGCGGCCCGATCTCTTTAGCGAGCAGTTAAAAGAAGAGGTTATAGCGATGTTTAAAGAAGCCGTTGAGCTTGAAGTTGCATGGGGAAAATATATAACTCAGGGGCAGATTTTAGGACTGACCGATGCCATCATTGAACAGTATATACAGTATTTGGCAGACGACAGACTCTCAAGTGTAGGATTTGCAAAACTTTATAATGTGACAAATCCTATAAAGTGGGTTGATGATTTTTCAAAATTTAATGACCAAAAAACCAATTTTTTTGAGGGAACCGTTGCGAACTACTCAAAAGGAAGTTTAAGCTTCGATGACGACTTCTAA
- the dgt gene encoding dGTP triphosphohydrolase, with amino-acid sequence MKAYERFHKIDDDFRNPFARDRDRIIHSGSFRKLEYKTQVFLNQEGDFFRTRLTHSIEVSQIARSITSHLGLNESLAEAIALAHDLGHTPFGHIGGDALDECLKNDGFINGFEHNFQSFRVVSSLEKRYKAFDGLNLTFATLEGILKHSYPYKKSFLPPLIHEQFNLDTHPSVEAMIVDRADEIAYMSHDIDDGINSGLISFSDLGESSLIQEILHKVQSEGIERSEDEMFRYRFSSHFINHLIYSLIQYSKERIVLNRDEHSVGFEPKLETEIKKLKKLLFSKLYQHKDIMVKMFAGKQAIKGLYCGLMEEPKMLPEFYLKQLDSKQKHRVIADYIASMSDRYALSFYNEMYGKLY; translated from the coding sequence ATGAAAGCATATGAGAGATTTCACAAAATAGATGATGATTTTAGAAACCCGTTTGCAAGAGACAGAGACAGAATTATCCACTCAGGCAGTTTTAGAAAACTTGAGTATAAAACGCAGGTTTTTTTAAATCAAGAGGGTGATTTTTTTCGTACGCGCCTTACACACTCTATAGAAGTTTCACAAATTGCCCGTTCTATCACTTCTCATCTTGGACTGAACGAATCATTGGCAGAGGCAATCGCATTGGCGCATGATTTGGGACATACTCCGTTTGGTCATATAGGCGGAGATGCGCTTGACGAGTGTTTGAAAAATGACGGTTTTATAAACGGTTTTGAACATAATTTTCAAAGCTTTAGAGTCGTATCTTCTTTGGAGAAGAGATATAAGGCTTTTGATGGGCTAAACCTTACTTTTGCAACACTGGAGGGAATTCTTAAACACTCCTATCCCTATAAAAAGAGTTTCTTGCCGCCTTTAATCCATGAGCAGTTCAATTTAGATACTCATCCAAGCGTAGAAGCCATGATAGTCGATCGTGCAGACGAGATTGCTTATATGAGTCACGATATAGATGACGGGATAAATTCAGGACTTATAAGTTTTAGCGATTTGGGTGAAAGCAGCCTTATACAAGAGATTTTACATAAAGTTCAGAGCGAGGGAATAGAGCGGAGTGAAGATGAGATGTTTCGCTACCGTTTTAGTTCACACTTTATCAACCATCTTATCTATTCGCTTATCCAATACTCAAAAGAAAGAATTGTTTTAAATAGGGATGAGCATAGCGTAGGATTTGAGCCGAAACTTGAAACGGAGATAAAAAAATTAAAAAAACTTTTATTTAGTAAACTTTATCAACATAAAGATATCATGGTAAAGATGTTTGCGGGAAAACAGGCTATAAAAGGGCTTTACTGCGGGCTTATGGAGGAACCGAAAATGTTGCCTGAGTTTTATTTAAAACAGTTGGATAGTAAACAAAAGCATAGAGTTATTGCCGATTATATTGCAAGTATGAGCGACAGATACGCTTTGTCGTTTTATAATGAGATGTACGGGAAATTATATTAA
- a CDS encoding protein-L-isoaspartate(D-aspartate) O-methyltransferase produces the protein MSALDRITATKTAKLADECHKIFPLSESVKNAIAKTNREEFVPFGFKQSAYKLDALPMGSAQWISSPLTVAKMTQYLEPKKNDRVLEIGCGSGYQAAVLSHIFRGVFTIERIESLMVEAKSRFKKLGINNIHTRIDDGQNGWVQFAPYDRILFSATAKAIPQKLFEQLSEGGILVAPMQVGSRQIITRFKKVGNSLQKEELEECDFVPIVNGIQK, from the coding sequence ATGTCGGCATTGGATAGGATTACAGCAACAAAAACCGCAAAATTAGCCGATGAGTGCCATAAAATATTTCCTCTAAGCGAGAGCGTGAAAAATGCTATTGCCAAAACAAACAGAGAAGAGTTTGTTCCGTTTGGATTTAAGCAAAGCGCATATAAACTAGACGCTTTGCCTATGGGTTCTGCCCAGTGGATAAGTTCTCCTTTGACGGTTGCTAAAATGACGCAGTATCTTGAGCCGAAAAAAAATGATAGAGTTTTAGAGATAGGCTGCGGGAGCGGTTATCAAGCAGCCGTACTTTCGCATATATTTCGCGGTGTTTTTACGATAGAGAGGATAGAATCTCTGATGGTAGAGGCAAAATCCCGCTTTAAAAAACTTGGTATTAATAATATCCATACAAGAATTGACGACGGGCAAAACGGATGGGTTCAGTTTGCCCCATATGACAGGATTCTGTTTTCGGCAACGGCAAAAGCCATACCGCAAAAGCTTTTTGAGCAGCTAAGCGAGGGCGGGATTTTGGTAGCTCCCATGCAGGTCGGCTCAAGGCAGATTATAACCCGTTTTAAAAAAGTAGGCAACTCTTTGCAAAAAGAGGAGTTGGAAGAGTGCGACTTTGTTCCTATCGTAAACGGAATTCAGAAGTAA
- a CDS encoding carbon-nitrogen hydrolase family protein, whose amino-acid sequence MTTSKKSGYKLCSLLFDTVKDYNANLQTLLELVGNASKKSLIVAPEVCLTGFDYENYDKAVEFSHIANEKLKIASKDKIIILTMLERRDEEVFNFAKIFYNGEVVYERAKAKLFRFGNEHKYMSEGSDEDIKIVEIDGIKIGILICFELRFKTLWQKLEGCDVIAVPSWWGVLRIEHFRVLTQALAIINQCYVVASDSQNKDCTKMSGIIRPHGEDERNENRACLEIIYDKKEITLMRKYMDVGIG is encoded by the coding sequence ATGACGACTTCTAAGAAGAGCGGTTATAAACTCTGCTCACTTCTTTTTGATACCGTAAAAGATTATAACGCTAACTTGCAAACACTTTTGGAGTTAGTCGGCAATGCATCAAAAAAATCTCTCATTGTCGCTCCCGAAGTTTGTTTAACCGGTTTTGATTATGAAAACTATGACAAAGCGGTTGAGTTTTCACATATAGCAAACGAAAAGCTCAAAATTGCCTCTAAAGACAAAATTATTATACTGACTATGCTTGAGAGAAGAGACGAAGAAGTTTTTAATTTCGCCAAGATATTTTACAACGGCGAAGTTGTTTATGAGAGAGCAAAAGCGAAACTTTTTCGTTTCGGCAATGAACATAAGTATATGTCCGAGGGAAGCGATGAAGATATTAAAATCGTCGAGATTGACGGTATAAAGATAGGTATTTTAATCTGTTTTGAGCTTCGTTTTAAAACACTTTGGCAAAAACTTGAGGGGTGTGATGTTATAGCAGTTCCGTCTTGGTGGGGGGTTTTAAGGATAGAGCATTTTAGGGTGCTGACTCAAGCGCTTGCCATTATAAATCAGTGTTATGTCGTTGCAAGCGATTCACAAAACAAAGATTGCACGAAAATGAGCGGAATTATTAGACCGCACGGAGAAGATGAGAGAAATGAGAACAGAGCTTGCTTAGAGATAATTTATGATAAAAAAGAGATTACTTTAATGAGAAAATATATGGATGTCGGCATTGGATAG
- the typA gene encoding translational GTPase TypA, with the protein MQKIRNIAVIAHVDHGKTTLVDGLLEQSGTYGAHEQHDERAMDSNDLEKERGITILSKNTAIRYKEFKINIIDTPGHADFGGEVERVLKMVDGVLVLVDAYEGVMPQTKFVVKKMLALGKKPIVVINKIDKPSAEPERVVDEMFDLFVAMGATEDQLDFPIIYAAARDGIAKLDMSEEGGDFQCIFETIINKIPEPEGDRENHTQAQVFTLDYDNYVGKIGISRIFNGVIRKGDNVMLAKADGELVKGKISKLIGFHGLNRMEIQEAEAGDIVAFAGLETVDVGDTVCDPNNPMPLDPMHIEEPTLTVVFSVNDSPLAGQEGKHVTSNKLKDRLEFEMTTNVAMKLEVVGEGKFKVSGRGELQITILAENMRRENYEFGVSRPEVIVREIEGVKCEPFEHLVIDVPEELSGTVIERLGKRKAEMKSMIPMGQGFQRIEFEIPARALIGFRGQFLTDTKGEGIMNHSFLEFRPYSGTVESRSYGALISMEDGDTLAYSLFNIQDRGVLFIGPQVKVYEGMIVGEHSRSNDLVVNPIKGKAQSNVRSSGADEAIKLIPPRDMSLERALEWIEDDELLEVTPKSIRIRKKFLTESERKRHTRK; encoded by the coding sequence GTGCAAAAGATTAGAAATATTGCAGTAATCGCCCATGTTGACCATGGTAAAACTACATTAGTCGATGGACTGCTTGAGCAGTCGGGAACATATGGTGCTCACGAGCAGCATGATGAAAGAGCTATGGATAGCAATGATTTAGAAAAAGAGCGTGGTATTACGATTTTATCTAAAAATACGGCTATCCGTTATAAAGAATTTAAAATCAATATCATCGATACTCCGGGTCACGCGGATTTCGGCGGAGAAGTAGAACGCGTTTTAAAAATGGTTGACGGCGTTTTAGTTCTTGTTGATGCTTATGAGGGTGTTATGCCTCAAACTAAATTCGTTGTTAAGAAGATGTTGGCACTCGGTAAAAAACCAATCGTTGTTATTAACAAAATTGACAAACCTTCGGCAGAACCGGAACGCGTTGTTGATGAAATGTTTGACCTATTTGTTGCTATGGGTGCAACTGAAGATCAACTAGACTTCCCAATCATCTATGCAGCTGCAAGAGACGGTATCGCAAAACTCGATATGAGTGAAGAGGGTGGTGATTTTCAATGTATTTTTGAAACAATCATCAATAAAATCCCAGAACCTGAGGGTGACAGAGAAAACCATACGCAGGCTCAAGTTTTCACACTTGACTATGATAACTATGTAGGTAAAATAGGTATTTCTCGTATTTTCAACGGTGTTATCAGAAAAGGCGACAATGTTATGCTTGCAAAAGCTGACGGCGAACTTGTAAAAGGTAAAATAAGTAAACTTATCGGTTTCCATGGACTTAACCGTATGGAGATTCAAGAAGCTGAAGCCGGCGATATCGTTGCATTTGCAGGTTTAGAGACTGTCGATGTAGGAGATACCGTATGTGATCCTAACAATCCGATGCCGCTTGATCCGATGCACATCGAAGAGCCGACTTTGACAGTTGTTTTTTCGGTAAACGACTCTCCGCTTGCAGGTCAAGAGGGTAAGCATGTAACTTCAAATAAGCTCAAAGATAGACTAGAGTTTGAAATGACGACGAATGTTGCAATGAAACTTGAAGTTGTAGGCGAGGGTAAATTTAAAGTTTCAGGTCGCGGTGAGCTTCAAATAACAATTTTGGCTGAAAATATGCGTCGTGAAAATTATGAGTTCGGCGTATCTCGTCCGGAAGTTATCGTTAGAGAGATTGAAGGCGTTAAATGTGAACCGTTTGAGCATTTGGTTATCGATGTTCCTGAAGAGCTAAGCGGTACCGTAATTGAGCGTCTGGGAAAAAGAAAAGCAGAGATGAAATCTATGATTCCTATGGGTCAAGGCTTCCAAAGAATTGAGTTTGAGATTCCTGCTCGTGCACTTATCGGATTCCGCGGACAGTTTCTAACGGATACTAAAGGCGAGGGTATAATGAACCACTCTTTCTTAGAGTTCCGTCCATACAGCGGCACGGTTGAGTCAAGAAGCTACGGTGCGCTTATATCTATGGAAGACGGTGATACGCTGGCGTATTCACTATTTAACATACAAGACAGAGGGGTTCTTTTTATTGGACCGCAAGTTAAAGTTTATGAGGGTATGATTGTCGGAGAGCACTCTCGTTCAAATGACCTTGTCGTAAATCCTATCAAAGGAAAAGCACAATCAAATGTTCGTTCAAGCGGTGCGGATGAAGCGATTAAACTTATCCCGCCTCGTGATATGTCGTTAGAGCGTGCATTAGAGTGGATTGAAGATGATGAGCTGCTTGAAGTAACGCCGAAGAGTATTCGTATCCGTAAAAAGTTCTTAACAGAGAGTGAAAGAAAAAGACATACTCGCAAGTAA
- a CDS encoding FAD-dependent thymidylate synthase: MEDVYGIKYSKPEVILMQDTGIGVAEAAARTCYDSFENSENEAIKYIEKNMPDSATCKSINDIEESNLLNDLAWTYFHHSILEHANLSFLIRGTSRGVLQEHARHRIQAISVRSTRYTMSSVINAFVASEASGGRDFFISKVLGFDMLVTCDEEYNKIEIGAMYDKLKYQSKTVENFNETAVAKSSLSLLNEFAGNSQALFDALEAGKKKRNVGDAFKHIVTDNFKVDMVVTFNLRSLKNYFTLRDSGAAYFQIRWLAQEMMKKTPSKYLDLIIKKG; encoded by the coding sequence ATGGAAGATGTGTACGGTATAAAATATTCAAAACCTGAAGTAATCTTAATGCAAGATACTGGTATAGGTGTAGCTGAAGCGGCGGCTAGAACTTGTTACGACTCATTTGAAAACAGCGAAAATGAGGCTATTAAATATATTGAAAAAAATATGCCCGACAGCGCTACTTGCAAAAGTATAAACGATATAGAAGAGTCAAATCTGTTAAATGATTTGGCTTGGACATATTTTCATCACTCTATTTTAGAGCATGCAAATTTAAGTTTTCTCATAAGAGGGACAAGCAGAGGCGTACTCCAAGAGCATGCCCGTCACCGTATACAGGCTATAAGCGTTAGAAGTACGCGTTATACTATGAGTTCGGTTATAAACGCTTTTGTCGCTTCAGAGGCAAGCGGCGGGAGAGATTTTTTTATATCTAAAGTTTTGGGTTTCGATATGCTTGTCACATGCGATGAAGAGTACAATAAAATCGAAATCGGTGCGATGTACGATAAGCTAAAGTATCAGTCAAAAACGGTAGAAAATTTTAACGAGACAGCCGTGGCAAAAAGTTCGCTCTCTCTTTTGAATGAGTTTGCCGGCAATTCACAAGCGTTGTTTGATGCGCTTGAGGCGGGGAAAAAGAAACGAAATGTCGGTGATGCGTTTAAGCATATAGTGACTGATAACTTTAAAGTCGACATGGTCGTGACATTTAATCTTAGAAGTCTTAAAAACTATTTTACGCTTAGAGACAGCGGTGCGGCATATTTTCAAATAAGATGGTTGGCTCAAGAGATGATGAAAAAAACCCCGTCAAAATATTTAGATTTGATAATTAAAAAAGGATAA
- a CDS encoding alkylphosphonate utilization protein → MNIEKELMSRSGGVCELCGNGEGLSVFEVAPSDGSAEQSVYICSACRDQIENPDKMDEAHFNCLNDSMWSEVPAVVVMSYRLLKALGREDLVDMIYMEDSLKAWADAKAGSNSSNVVVKDSNGVVLNAGDSVVIIKDLEVKGAGFTAKRGTTVRNISIPSDVADHIEGRVNGTKIYLKTEFLKKA, encoded by the coding sequence ATGAATATAGAGAAAGAGTTAATGAGTAGAAGCGGCGGTGTATGCGAACTTTGTGGAAACGGTGAGGGGCTTAGTGTTTTTGAAGTTGCTCCCTCAGACGGAAGTGCGGAACAATCCGTATATATCTGTTCAGCGTGCAGAGACCAGATAGAAAACCCTGATAAAATGGATGAGGCGCACTTCAACTGCTTAAATGACAGTATGTGGAGTGAAGTTCCTGCCGTAGTAGTTATGTCTTATAGACTTTTAAAGGCTTTAGGCAGAGAAGATTTGGTTGATATGATCTATATGGAAGATAGTCTTAAAGCTTGGGCAGATGCCAAAGCAGGAAGCAATTCAAGCAATGTAGTTGTTAAAGACTCTAACGGCGTTGTATTAAATGCCGGCGACAGCGTCGTTATTATCAAAGATTTAGAGGTTAAGGGTGCCGGTTTTACTGCAAAAAGAGGTACAACGGTTAGAAATATATCTATACCGTCGGATGTTGCAGATCACATAGAGGGTCGCGTAAACGGAACTAAAATATACCTAAAAACAGAGTTTTTGAAAAAAGCATAA
- the rpsU gene encoding 30S ribosomal protein S21 codes for MPGIVLRSDDNFDASYRRFKKQTDRNLIVTEVRARRFHETKTEKRKKFLIASRKKMLKRLYMMRRYESRL; via the coding sequence ATGCCTGGTATCGTACTACGCAGTGATGACAATTTTGATGCATCTTACCGCCGTTTCAAAAAGCAAACTGACCGTAACTTAATCGTTACTGAAGTTCGCGCTCGTCGTTTCCATGAAACGAAAACTGAAAAGCGTAAGAAATTCTTAATTGCATCTCGTAAGAAAATGCTTAAGCGTCTTTATATGATGAGACGCTACGAATCACGCCTCTAA
- the dnaG gene encoding DNA primase: MITQDSIEALKARLDIVDVIGSYLELRKSGANYKAPCPFHGEKTASFVVSPSKQIYHCFGCGAGGDSIKFVMEHEKLNYPEAIEKLASSYNFSLAYSDSKNSKPRSTLMEKVNEWYQYLLTKNPKALSYIKERGIYESSIEKFGIGYAPDSNATVNYIKSQLFNMGEAVEMGIIGYEGGKNFARFIERITFPIHSVNGTIVGFGGRTITGHQAKYVNSPETPYFNKSRLLYAYHHAKQTIHKTKEIVITEGYLDVIMLHQAGFTNAVATLGTALTPEHLPILRKGEPKIIMAYDGDRAGRSAALKASRLLSISGFSGGVVIFKEGYDPADMVNGGAVEELSTMFRTPQPFIEFVIDEILSLYNLSDPKAKEGCMQEAIGYLKTLSPMLQDRYKTYLAQRLGINPSFVRLANQTNANQNKSVIDSSRHRDMWELTLVKTVLEHPEFVNQILDVLDPSLLQFHSSEFALALRGKFDEPLLMAIMVDEKILSLKDEEALKAELIAFLTKHYEREYKKVNLQTDITFEQKAFYIRKFKGKISQLKRGELVAFKN; encoded by the coding sequence ATGATTACCCAAGATTCCATAGAAGCCTTAAAAGCACGCCTTGATATTGTTGATGTTATAGGTTCGTATCTCGAACTTAGAAAGAGCGGTGCGAACTATAAAGCGCCGTGCCCTTTTCACGGCGAAAAAACAGCTTCATTCGTAGTAAGTCCCTCGAAGCAGATATATCACTGTTTTGGCTGCGGTGCGGGCGGCGATAGCATAAAGTTTGTTATGGAGCATGAAAAATTAAATTATCCCGAGGCAATAGAAAAACTTGCCTCATCATATAACTTCTCACTTGCCTACAGTGATAGTAAAAACTCTAAGCCCCGTTCCACGCTTATGGAAAAAGTAAACGAATGGTATCAATATCTGCTTACAAAAAACCCAAAAGCGCTCTCTTACATCAAGGAGCGCGGTATTTATGAGAGCAGTATCGAAAAGTTTGGCATAGGCTATGCGCCGGACTCCAATGCAACGGTAAACTATATAAAATCTCAGCTTTTCAATATGGGCGAAGCGGTAGAGATGGGTATTATAGGTTATGAGGGCGGAAAAAACTTTGCAAGATTTATAGAGCGAATAACCTTTCCGATTCACTCCGTAAACGGGACTATTGTCGGTTTTGGCGGCAGAACCATAACTGGGCATCAGGCAAAATATGTAAACTCTCCCGAAACTCCGTACTTTAATAAATCTCGACTTCTTTACGCTTATCATCACGCAAAACAGACAATCCATAAAACAAAAGAGATAGTTATAACAGAGGGTTATCTTGATGTTATAATGCTTCATCAAGCCGGTTTTACAAATGCCGTTGCTACTTTGGGAACAGCACTTACTCCGGAACATCTTCCCATTTTGCGAAAAGGCGAGCCGAAAATTATTATGGCTTATGACGGAGACAGAGCCGGACGCTCTGCCGCACTTAAGGCATCAAGACTTTTAAGCATTAGCGGATTTAGCGGCGGTGTCGTGATTTTTAAAGAGGGTTATGATCCGGCAGATATGGTAAATGGCGGTGCGGTAGAGGAGCTATCAACTATGTTTAGAACTCCTCAGCCCTTTATAGAGTTTGTCATAGATGAAATTTTATCGCTCTACAATCTCTCTGACCCCAAAGCCAAAGAGGGTTGTATGCAAGAGGCTATAGGCTATCTAAAAACTCTCTCTCCTATGCTTCAAGACAGATATAAAACATATTTGGCTCAACGATTGGGAATAAACCCATCATTTGTAAGGCTGGCTAACCAAACTAACGCTAATCAAAACAAATCGGTTATTGATAGCAGCCGTCATAGGGATATGTGGGAGCTTACTCTTGTTAAAACAGTTTTAGAGCATCCGGAGTTTGTTAACCAGATATTGGATGTTTTAGACCCATCGCTTTTGCAGTTTCACTCATCCGAGTTTGCTTTAGCGCTTAGAGGAAAGTTTGATGAGCCTTTGCTTATGGCTATAATGGTAGATGAGAAGATACTCTCGCTTAAGGATGAAGAGGCGCTTAAAGCTGAACTTATTGCATTTTTAACAAAACATTACGAGAGAGAGTATAAGAAGGTAAATTTACAGACAGATATCACTTTTGAACAAAAAGCTTTTTACATTCGTAAATTTAAAGGAAAAATTTCACAGCTTAAGCGTGGGGAACTCGTAGCCTTTAAGAATTAG